From Penicillium psychrofluorescens genome assembly, chromosome: 1, one genomic window encodes:
- a CDS encoding uncharacterized protein (ID:PFLUO_000717-T1.cds;~source:funannotate), with protein sequence MIPRHAHKRSISSSHRSISPDRTVAKAKSTTNLAEIANQEASLGEINFNTLRDPRLAIGPEVSESTSSQSHHPDLSNEVAALSVKLIQAINNQTQLDDSLAAAHQELDQAQGKVQALQFQNEKYKRDINEQVYIRKSDADREILQLRTALAEEQAQRTNAEKGKKSIETELETLTAALFEEANKMVAAAKIEREAVEKKNEQLRSQIKDTELLLASHQDQLAELKSVMQGMNLSRDDVDAPTAPPSPAGPAQLQGSTKGDSEIEHVPVASCIAEELTPGPCASFPQLIRIVCRTDLQAYEDFRELLTISRSSKPPSRAASGHYASLNVMSLASFGGSGSVTSSPTRGALHSPNGSTSSQAGPSVPLKDTRFYKRVLMEDIEPTLRLDAAPGISWLTRRAVLSGICEGSLLVEPMPLASKKYEFPCSVCGERRSGPHNERTHRFRTSDSETAQRYSLCLFCLGRVRSACEFTGYLRLILDGHVRAGDAEEEKEVWEETLRLRERMFWSRVGAGIVPLFTQPEADTTESNSGVARNSQEGNGIGPQLKVLRASGSPGVVPVLGETDVPSPRNLDLERKEPSAITEERRSSVDSEDSIYEEANADVAAETDKPAEATVDTAEPVVPQSPAGQDHDTTNILTRSDS encoded by the exons CTCCCCCGACCGCACCGTCGCCAAAGCCAAGTCGACCACCAACTTGGCCGAAATCGCCAATCAAGAGGCATCCCTAGGAGAAATCAACTTTAACACCTTGCGAGATCCTCGATTGGCAATCGGTCCGGAGGTATCGGAGTCGACATCGTCCCAATCTCATCACCCTGACTTGAGCAACGAAGTCGCGGCACTGAGCGTCAAGCTTATCCAGGCGATCAACAACCAAACCCAGCTGGACGACAGCCTCGCGGCTGCCCATCAGGAACTAGACCAGGCCCAGGGCAAAGTCCAAGCCCTGCAGTTTCAGAATGAGAAGTATAAGCGGGACATCAACGAGCAGGTCTACATCCGAAAATCCGACGCCGACCGTGAAATCCTGCAATTGAGAACGGCGCTCGCCGAGGAGCAAGCGCAGCGCACTAATGctgagaaaggaaagaagagcatTGAAACGGAATTGGAGACATTGACTGCAGCTCTCTTCGAAGAAGCCAACAAG ATGGTCGCTGCGGCCAAGATCGAACGAGAAGCagtcgagaagaagaacgaacAATTGCGGTCGCAGATCAAAGACACGGAGTTGCTTCTAGCATCCCACCAAGATCAACTGGCTGAGCTTAAATCCGTCATGCAAGGGATGAATCTCTCACGAGATGACGTCGATGCACCCACTGctcctccatccccggcTGGTCCCGCCCAGCTGCAGGGATCGACCAAGGGAGACTCCGAGATCGAGCACGTCCCTGTGGCATCATGTATCGCGGAGGAATTGACACCCGGACCGTGTGCCAGTTTCCCTCAGCTGATCCGAATCGTGTGCCGCACGGATCTGCAAGCCTACGAAGATTTCCGCGAGTTGTTGACCATCTCCCGTTCTTCCAAACCGCCCAGCCGCGCAGCCAGTGGACATTATGCTAGCTTGAATGTCATGAGTCTTGCCAGCTTTGGTGGCTCAGGGTCAGTGACATCTTCGCCTACCAGGGGAGCCCTCCACTCTCCCAATGGAAGCACGTCCTCGCAGGCCGGTCCTAGTGTCCCTCTCAAGGACACACGCTTCTACAAGCGCGTGCTCATGGAGGATATCGAGCCCACCTTGCGATTGGATGCTGCCCCTGGCATTTCTTGGCTGACTCGACGTGCCGTCCTGAGCGGAATCTGCGAAGGCAGCTTGCTCGTGGAACCTATGCCTTTGGCTTCCAAGAAATACGAGTTCCCCTGTTCCGTCTGCGGCGAGCGCAGATCCGGCCCACACAACGAACGAACTCATCGCTTCCGCACCTCGGATAGCGAGACCGCCCAGCGGTACTCTCTGTGTCTTTTCTGCCTGGGACGCGTCCGTTCCGCTTGCGAGTTCACTGGTTACCTGCGTCTCATCCTTGACGGACATGTCCGCGCCGGCGAcgccgaagaggagaaggaagttTGGGAAGAGACCCTTCGACTGAGAGAGCGCATGTTCTGGTCTCGTGTTGGCGCTGGTATCGTGCCGCTGTTCACCCAGCCGGAGGCTGACACCACAGAATCAAATTCTGGAGTTGCTCGAAACAGCCAGGAGGGCAACGGCATTGGCCCGCAGCTCAAGGTCCTACGTGCGTCTGGTTCTCCGGGTGTTGTTCCTGTCTTGGGCGAGACCGATGTCCCATCACCTCGAAACCTTGATCTTGAGAGAAAGGAGCCGTCGGCCATCAcggaagagagaagatcCTCTGTCGACTCGGAAGACAGCATCTACGAGGAAGCCAACGCCGACGTGGCGGCTGAAACTGACAAGCCTGCTGAGGCTACAGTCGACACTGCCGAACCTGTCGTCCCTCAGTCTCCAGCTGGCCAGGATCATGATACAACCAACATCCTGACTCGGAGCGATTCTTAA